A segment of the Rattus rattus isolate New Zealand chromosome 4, Rrattus_CSIRO_v1, whole genome shotgun sequence genome:
ttatatatattatggggaattattttcttcttttaaattcagaGGCAGACATGCAAATACTATGTAAAATTACTTAGTTTTGCAACCAGGAAAGAAGCTAGGTATTAGACAGACCGATGAGAATTTAAGCCTTGTAATTCTTCACTAGAAACATGTGGTGTCACTCCTTCTGTATAAGCAGCAACTGCCCGCCTGCCCTTGGTGACATCACCAAACTGGGCACAGTCAGCACAAGACCACATAGCTGTGTGTCactgaaaatgttaaaaagtaatTCCTCTGTGGTTTGTTGTGGCAATGAGTTAGATCCACTCACGGAACTGCTCTTTGGTACCATCAAACTCCACCCAAGCCGCTACTTCAAGCTTGTGTCCTGTTAATTTGGTAACCTCAGCCACAACAGTGTTAGaggtaaaaaaaagtaaaatttgataGTTAGAATAAAAATTGAGGAACAACAATTGGATATTAAAGGTATTACATTTACTATTAATCTTATCTTTTATTAGTCTCTGTGTATTACCTATTTTTGAGTTTTAaagttttggtgtgtgtgtgtgtgtgtgtgtgtgtgtgtgtgtgtgtgtgtgtgtgtacatgtgcagttGTTAACCTCAACCATCAtagtcctgggattgaactcaggtcatcgggctcgGTCTCTTTACCCACTAAACTATCTCTCAAGCCTTTCAACTTAATATCCAACCATAGCTCTTCTCTAGGGAAATAGCATATTAATGTTTTTTTCCTTGGTATTAAATGGGAAACAACAATTACATAGGTTTTGTACTGTTAATTTCCACTTAATATAACAGAAACCATCTCAGTCTACAAAACATGGGgcctgaggaagaagagtgaagtTTAATGCTTACTCGTtcctcaaaaggaaaaggaaaagtaacacacacacacgtgtaagtTAGTTAGACCATCTTAAAACAAGAGCTGAGTTGATGAGCACAAATTATTAGCTGTTCCCCATTGGAAAGgagatcttttgtttgtttgttttttagacaggacCTTGTTCTGaggcacaggctggccttgaactctgtttcttcctgctttggcctctcaagtgctggaaatGTGCTTGTTTCATTCATAAGCAGGCTATTTTACCTCAACGAAGTAGCTATTGTGTAGGTTGTGGTGCTCAAGAGACAGCCAAGGGTTTATTACAGTCTCAGAAACATTTAGTTAGAGGAAGCAAGGGACAGGAGAGTCCTTTCCCTGAGGCCTCCCACTAGTAAGGAAGTCACACAGCAGACTGTTGTAATCAGTACCagttacacacgcacacacacacacacacacacacacacacacacacacacacgcacaaatacacacatagggAATAAGAGACAGTTTATTCTGGGAACAAATATGGGTGATCATGGTCTGGGAACAGTTTCACACTACCCTAAACTCCACATTCCAGTATGGTGATATCATACTCCCATGTAgttttatagtatatataaagaacaaaatcataaatcaagacaCTTCCCAAACTCAGTGGTAAAACCATCGGGTAGACGGGTCACAGGAAGGTAAGGAAATCTCATCCATAGCCTCAGATGGTGTCTGATGATCTTCACAGCCTTTTGGTTGGTGGGAactgggggaggtgagggaggtggTCTGCTCCTACATTCATTCCAAAGGCTTTACCTAAAGTTCACAAAGATGTTAGATCACATATAGAAGGGGGTAATGAATGACCACTAAGCTGCTCCAAGACTACTTGGCTATAATCTAGCAACCTTCCACCCTTTCTACATCTCTAAAGTTCTAATCAGTTGATCAGCCTTCCAGGTTGTTCAGAGTAAGGTGTGGTTCACGCCAGAAACTTTCCTCCACAAagggaaaaatgggaagaaaacttACCAGTTACAAAAAAATCCCTGTTGTCCTCATCGTCGtcgtcctccttctcctcttcttcctcctcctcctcccctcccttcctctctctcctcctcttcttcttcctcttcctcttcctcctcttcctcctcctcctcctcttcctcctcctcctccggccTACAATTTGTATCAAACTCGGTCCTCACAATTCCTTacattttctagttctctcctttttcttctttgttcatttACTCTACACAAAAATTCAGTGACACCAATATATACAGGTCAGTGGTTTTAAAACGAAGTTGCTTTGCCTTTAGATACATCATATAGGATAGCAAATGGAACCTTGGGAGAGGTGGAACCTCGTGAGCTATGTAGCTCTGAACAAATTATATGCCTTTCTGAACCCTGATCTGTTATAAGGATTAAATGACTCTCACACCCAGCACTACACATGGAAGGTATGATGCTGACGATTATATTGTTCCTTCTTATTTAATTGTTCCAGGAAAAGGTATGTTCAGTTCTACTGATGAGTGACAATTTATAATAAAAACCAGGTTAGGAGGGTCTGTAACTCAGTTTGTAGGCTGTCTGCCTGGCAAGCAGGAAGACCTTATACATGcatggcacacacttgtaatgcCAATATTTAGTGATCAGTTCAGGGTCATccacagaagttcaaggccagcttaggctagAGACCTTGtctatacacatatttatattaaaaattaaaaccacttttgggggctggagagatggctcagtggttaagagcactgagtgctcttccagaggtcctgagttcaattcccagcaaccacatgatggttcacaaccatctgaaatgggatctgatgccctcttctggtgtgtctgaagacagttacagtgtactcatatacacaaacaaacaaaccacttttTTTCCCTGCCGAATTCACAGCTAGTCTGAGGAAGCCACTCAAAAATGTGGCAAAtgttaaatgctgtacattttaGTAAACTTCTTTACAGTTAGAATGGCTGGTTTGAAGCAATGGCGCTCTACTGAGGGGTTTACACTTTCAAGGTCAGTTACCATTTCATTTActtatccaacacacacacacacacacacacacacacacacacacacacacacacacgagagagagagagagagagagagagagagagagagagagagagagagagagagaatgagagacagagagagccttTCATATCTTCTTTCATGACTACGGTGTCATGATATATTAGCTGAAGATTTAGCATATATGCCGGGGAGAAATAGGAAGTAGAGGACCTTTGTACCAAATATCTGCGGAACATACATTAAACCGGAAAGACCGGAAGAAAGATCACAAAATGCCCTAGGGTGGAACCTGGATCTGCCACTGGTTGTCCAGGACCCAGAGGTCAGccattaaaatatgaatacagATAGCATTACAGTGGACTGAACGGGTTATataggaatatatgtatacatatatgcatgcaataacaattagggaggaaaaggccatgaatttgaaggataGTGGGGAACGGGAATGTATATGTGAGGATTtgtagaaaggaaacagaaaagggaaatgttGCAATCaaattacaatctcaaaagcaaaccaaatagCAAAACCACTCTAGATGACCTTTTAACCTTTTGGTCTGCGCTAAAGCCACGCCCTTTTGCGTACGCGCTCCTTAGGCTCGCTTCCGTCCAGAGAGGAGGGACTTCCTGTCTTCGTTCGCTTGACTGCGGAAGTGGATACAGACAGCTCGGGTTGGTCTGAGTTTTGGGAGCTTTGCGCGTGTGCGATCGTTATTGCTTTCCTCTGGAAAGATGCCGGGACTGGCTGCCGCTAGCCCTGCCCCGCCCGAGGCGCAGGAGAAGAAGCCTCTGAAGCCCTGCTGTGCCTGCCCGGAGACCAAGAAGGCGCGTGATGCGTGGTCAGTGCGCAGCCGGGGAGGGGACTCCGGGCTTCCGCTGCTTGGCTCCGTTCTACTCTCTGgcgtctgtcttagttaggggtcaACGAGAGGGCAAGAGGTTAGATTGACCCCAAAGTTCGGGTCCTTCATTCCTTGCTACAAAGCCTTTCAGTTTTCTTAGATGCATAAAGATGTTCCTTGATTTAAAGGCATTTAAAATGTGTGGAGACTTGTTACCAGCCAGTACTATGCCACCTGCTATGGTATAGATTTACTAAGACCCAGGTGTAAATTTTTCAGGTAATctctagtaattttttttttctgaaacgtGTGACTAGTAGAACACAGGATACATTTCTGAAGGGATACCCTTTCCCAGAAGTTAGAAGTCACCtgtcagggactggagagatggctcagtggataaaagcccGGGTGACCTTCCAGAGAGAGGGCCCGGCTTCGATTCCCACCACTCAGGCGTTGGCTAACAGTCTTCTGCAATTCCAGCCCCAGAAGAATCCGACGCCCCCTTCTAGCTTTTACGGGCAccgcacacacatggtgcacaggcatacgtgcaggcaaaacacctatacacataaaataaaaacaaatggcaAAAAGCCAGTCTGTATAGATTAGGTGATATTAATGTTTACCTACTCTATCATCAAGTCACAAAAGGTTTTGCTTGGTCTCCTGACTTTTATGTAGCCTCAATTCTGGAGCAGATGCTGGGGTCCTCAGATGGTGGGAATATGCATCTCCACCTTTTTCTCCCATCAAAGAGGAAAAATAGTCGTGGAACCAAATATAGATGCTCATGGTGTAGTCTCATTACTGGGGAGACGGAAACAAATTTAAGTCCAGCCTGAGCATCAGAGTGAGaccaattctcaaaaaaaaaaaaaatagacaaaacaaagTATTCGTTGGTATAGGAAGGTAATAAGAGTGCACCTCAGTTATTTTATTCTCACTACTTTTCAAGCCATACCGTAAGTGGAGAATTTAAAGGTCGGTCTGATACCAAGGTTCCTGAAGTGGAGACTTCGGGAAGTGTGGGGCTCAAGATCCAGAGCTTAGAAAttcaggcaggctctgaatccTGATCCTCCAACTTGGTGACCTTATGAAGATACTTGACAAGTCTGCCTCACGTGTGTGTTGAGTGAGGCTAGCATTTCTGTAAGGTTTAGCAGTGAGTGTAAGTGGTGAGTGAAAGCTAGCTGTTATACTCAACCCACTGCCCTGCCCAGTCTGCTCCTCTGCTGGTAAGGATTTTAATAGAAGAatcccatttccctcctctttgagacggggtcttgacatgtagcccaggctagcctcctacTCAGGagtctcctgccttagcttcccaaacATGATTACAAGGCATGTGTCAGCACATTCTGGCTCTCGTGATTACTCTGTGGATTTTATCATTGAAGTCCCTTAACCTTCCAAAGAAGGATTCGTCTTGGAGGCTCGTGGCTACCAGGTCTTTTTGGATGTTTATGTCGTTCGGTGTTTAATGATTAAAAGTAGGCTTAGGTGTTCGAATGTCAGGGGAAAAGACAAAACAGCTTAATTTCTGTGTGATAGTAGGCCCAAAAGTTAAACTCTTTCCTCGTCATTTTATGTAAACATTCAGTTTATTTCattataaagaaatgtttagagGTATGtctgactataaaaggggctgcttgccccctcctctctctctcttttctctgctctcttgccctcttctcctttgtcccttctctccccactccccattccccttccctcccatgctcatggctggcctttacttctcccctcttctactcttcttctctcattaaacttttccgagtggggaaaaaaaaaaaaaaaaagaaatgtttattattCCTTGGGTATAGACTAAAGGCATCATTTGTTCTACATAATTATTTCATGTAATTAGAACcttccccaaacaacaacaaaaacaaacttcaaaaccTTAGTTCTGTGGAACACCTTTGTGGGAACAGAACCGTCTTAAGAGCAAATACAGAGCGCAAAGACGCTGAGCTGTTTGCTACAGGGGACTttcatttgtaactccagccaCATTCTGCACACGCACTGTCTCACTCCCATCACAGACTCCCCACGATTCTGCTTGTCGTCTACTTACCAGGTAACgagtgcattttattttatagcatcATTGAGAAAGGAGAAGAACACTGTGGACATCTCATCGAGGCCCACAAGGAGTGCATGAGAGCACTGGGATTTAAGATATGACATGGTGAGTGAACTCTGTTTCACGTCTGAGTGTCACCTTAGAGAGTCAACTACAAGACAGCATTCTCCTAATGGTAGCGTGCCTGGTTAATCTAGCATGTTTAAGTAGCAGCTTAAAAATAACTTTGCAGTTTCTAGCATGGGGTTGTAATGGCTTGGTGCCAACAATTTGAGGCACCCAGTAGACCTGAGACGGTATGAAGCTTTTGAGAACTGGCTTGATAAGGGCCTTTAGTTACACTGTAGTCAGGGAGAA
Coding sequences within it:
- the LOC116898840 gene encoding cytochrome c oxidase copper chaperone, translating into MPGLAAASPAPPEAQEKKPLKPCCACPETKKARDACIIEKGEEHCGHLIEAHKECMRALGFKI